From the genome of Psychroserpens ponticola, one region includes:
- a CDS encoding DNA translocase FtsK — protein MAKKKTKTKSKAKATPKLKKPSFKLSSQQKLIFGSLLIILGVLLFIAFLSFFFTGQTDQSTLTEFSSRDVETKNWLNKLGAWVSDLFINKAFGVSSFIFSGLLFLSGVYVALDINKSKLLKHWIWGTLIAIWLSVFFGFFAHKYDSLGGTIGFEMNSFFQDYMGKIGTVLLLVFILIIYLAIRFKVTGESIVALFKRANKELKDEINSVKTANEDNIVPLDNDLSAEAEDIKSAFELNIAEVEPTIENHSKPEKKTETPKVKINKPEPELEIEPEPELNIEIKTIEEEVSETDNLSNKLVEDFGQFDPTLDLSKFEFPPLDLLKKYNTEGITINQEELEENKNRIVETLNNYKIGIASIKATIGPTVTLYEIVPEAGVRISKIKNLEDDIALSLSALGIRIIAPIPGKGTIGIEVPNKNSTIVSMRSVIASQKFQKSEMELPIAFGKTISNETFVVDLAKMPHMLMAGATGQGKSVGLNAVLTSLLYKKHPAEVKFVLVDPKKVELTLFNKIERHYLAKLPDSEEAIITDNTKVINTLNSLCIEMDNRYEMLKNAMCRNLKEYNAKFKARKLNPNDGHQFLPYIVLVVDEFADLIMTAGKEVETPIARLAQLARAIGIHLIIATQRPSVNVITGIIKANFPARIAFRVTSKIDSRTILDGSGADQLIGRGDMLYTSGNEITRIQCAFVDTPEVEKVTDFIGAQKGYPDAYLLPEYVGEESGTSIDNNIADRDKLFREAAELIVIAQQGSASLLQRKLKLGYNRAGRLIDQLEAAGIVGGFEGSKARQVLVPDLVALDQLLENES, from the coding sequence ATGGCGAAGAAAAAAACTAAGACTAAAAGCAAAGCTAAAGCAACGCCTAAACTAAAAAAACCAAGTTTTAAATTATCAAGTCAACAAAAATTGATTTTTGGTAGTTTATTAATAATTCTTGGCGTCTTATTGTTTATAGCATTCTTATCATTTTTCTTTACTGGACAAACTGACCAAAGTACACTCACAGAATTTTCTTCAAGAGATGTCGAAACAAAAAACTGGCTCAACAAACTTGGTGCTTGGGTAAGCGACTTGTTTATCAATAAAGCTTTTGGTGTCTCGTCATTTATTTTTTCAGGGTTATTATTCCTTTCTGGAGTTTATGTTGCTCTAGATATTAATAAATCTAAACTACTTAAACATTGGATTTGGGGAACACTGATTGCTATCTGGCTATCTGTTTTCTTTGGTTTTTTCGCACACAAATACGATTCACTTGGTGGAACTATAGGTTTTGAAATGAATAGCTTCTTTCAAGATTATATGGGAAAAATAGGCACTGTACTCCTACTTGTTTTTATTCTAATAATTTATTTAGCCATTCGTTTTAAAGTTACTGGAGAATCTATTGTAGCCCTTTTTAAGAGAGCAAATAAAGAGCTTAAAGACGAAATTAATTCTGTAAAAACAGCAAATGAAGACAACATAGTTCCTTTAGATAATGATTTATCTGCTGAAGCTGAAGACATAAAATCTGCTTTTGAATTAAACATAGCAGAAGTTGAACCTACGATTGAAAACCATTCGAAACCAGAAAAGAAGACTGAAACTCCAAAAGTAAAAATCAATAAACCTGAACCCGAACTAGAGATTGAACCAGAGCCTGAGTTAAATATTGAAATTAAAACAATTGAAGAAGAAGTTTCAGAAACTGATAACCTATCAAACAAATTGGTTGAAGATTTCGGACAATTTGACCCAACTTTGGATCTAAGTAAATTTGAATTTCCGCCTTTAGATTTATTAAAAAAGTACAATACTGAAGGTATTACTATAAATCAAGAAGAACTTGAAGAAAACAAAAACCGAATTGTAGAAACCTTGAACAACTACAAAATTGGTATTGCAAGTATTAAAGCTACAATTGGCCCAACAGTAACGTTGTATGAAATTGTGCCTGAAGCAGGAGTACGTATTTCTAAAATCAAAAACCTTGAAGATGATATTGCATTATCGCTCTCGGCTTTAGGAATTCGTATTATTGCTCCAATTCCTGGCAAAGGAACTATTGGTATTGAAGTGCCAAATAAAAATTCAACCATTGTATCGATGCGATCAGTAATTGCATCACAAAAATTTCAAAAATCAGAAATGGAACTTCCTATTGCTTTTGGAAAAACCATTAGCAATGAAACCTTTGTTGTCGACTTAGCAAAAATGCCACATATGTTGATGGCAGGAGCAACTGGACAAGGTAAATCTGTAGGTTTAAATGCCGTTTTAACATCATTATTATACAAGAAACATCCTGCAGAAGTTAAGTTTGTTTTAGTTGATCCAAAAAAAGTTGAACTTACGCTTTTTAATAAAATTGAACGTCATTACTTAGCGAAATTACCAGATAGCGAAGAAGCTATTATTACAGATAACACCAAAGTGATTAACACGTTAAATTCGCTTTGTATCGAAATGGACAATCGCTACGAAATGCTTAAGAATGCCATGTGTCGTAATCTTAAAGAATATAATGCAAAATTTAAAGCACGTAAACTAAACCCTAACGATGGTCATCAATTTTTACCTTACATTGTTTTAGTCGTTGATGAGTTTGCAGATTTGATTATGACTGCTGGTAAAGAAGTAGAAACTCCTATTGCTCGTTTGGCTCAATTAGCTCGTGCTATTGGAATTCACCTTATCATAGCAACTCAACGTCCTTCAGTTAATGTAATTACAGGTATTATTAAGGCAAACTTTCCAGCTCGTATCGCTTTTAGAGTAACGTCTAAAATAGATTCGAGAACCATTTTAGATGGTTCTGGAGCAGACCAATTGATTGGTCGTGGTGATATGCTATATACCTCTGGAAACGAAATCACTCGTATTCAATGTGCATTTGTAGACACTCCAGAAGTTGAAAAAGTTACTGATTTTATAGGTGCACAAAAAGGGTATCCTGATGCTTATTTATTACCTGAATATGTAGGCGAAGAAAGTGGCACAAGTATTGATAACAATATTGCAGACAGAGATAAACTGTTTAGAGAAGCTGCTGAACTTATTGTAATTGCACAACAAGGTTCTGCCTCTTTATTACAGCGAAAACTTAAACTGGGTTACAACAGAGCTGGACGGTTAATCGATCAACTTGAAGCTGCAGGCATTGTTGGAGGTTTTGAAGGCAGTAAAGCCAGACAAGTTTTAGTTCCAGATTTAGTAGCTCTAGATCAATTATTAGAAAATGAATCGTAA
- the ribB gene encoding 3,4-dihydroxy-2-butanone-4-phosphate synthase has translation MTNTKNSAKIELNTISEAIEDIKNGKVIIVVDDENRENEGDFLAASSKITPETINFMATHGRGLICAPLTESRCKELELNMMVNNNTDPMETAFTVSVDLRGNGVTTGISASDRAKTVQALINPNIKPFELARPGHIFPLVAREGGVLRRTGHTEAAIDFAKLAGLEPAGVIVEIMNEDGTMARLPQLMKVAKKFDLKIVSIEDLVAYRMEHDSLIEKKEDFNIETRFGNFRLRAYQQTTNNQIHISLTKGSWTKNEPVLTRVNATLVNNDILGTLTNNADEKLDDMFKVINDAGKGAIIFINQQSQSMNLLKRLHILKDSQVEGKVTKAPRIDMDSKDFGIGAQILHDLNIHKLRLISNTEQTKRVGMIGYGLEIVEYVNY, from the coding sequence ATGACAAATACTAAAAATTCAGCAAAAATAGAGCTCAATACTATTTCTGAGGCCATAGAAGACATTAAAAACGGAAAAGTCATTATAGTTGTTGATGACGAAAACAGAGAGAATGAAGGTGATTTTCTTGCAGCATCAAGTAAGATAACACCTGAAACCATCAATTTTATGGCCACTCATGGTAGAGGTCTAATTTGTGCTCCTTTAACCGAAAGTAGATGCAAAGAACTTGAGTTAAACATGATGGTAAATAACAATACAGATCCTATGGAAACTGCTTTTACTGTTTCTGTAGATTTGAGAGGAAATGGTGTTACCACAGGAATATCTGCAAGTGATAGAGCAAAAACGGTTCAAGCGCTTATTAATCCAAATATTAAGCCTTTTGAATTAGCAAGACCTGGTCATATTTTTCCACTTGTAGCTAGAGAAGGTGGTGTTTTACGACGAACTGGACATACTGAAGCTGCTATTGATTTCGCAAAACTTGCTGGTCTTGAACCTGCGGGAGTTATTGTAGAAATCATGAATGAGGATGGAACCATGGCAAGGTTACCTCAGCTTATGAAGGTAGCTAAAAAGTTTGATTTAAAAATTGTATCCATAGAAGATTTAGTTGCTTATCGCATGGAACATGACTCATTAATAGAGAAAAAAGAAGACTTCAATATCGAAACTAGATTTGGTAATTTTCGTTTAAGAGCATATCAACAAACAACTAACAATCAAATACATATATCTTTAACAAAAGGGAGCTGGACCAAAAATGAACCTGTACTGACTCGAGTTAATGCGACTTTGGTAAATAATGACATTTTAGGAACACTTACCAACAATGCTGATGAGAAATTAGACGATATGTTTAAGGTTATTAATGATGCAGGAAAAGGCGCTATTATTTTTATTAATCAGCAGTCGCAATCTATGAATCTTTTAAAACGATTACATATTTTAAAAGATAGTCAGGTAGAAGGTAAGGTTACTAAAGCGCCAAGAATTGATATGGATAGTAAAGACTTTGGAATTGGAGCTCAGATATTACATGACCTGAATATTCACAAGCTTCGTTTGATTTCTAATACTGAACAAACTAAACGTGTTGGAATGATTGGCTATGGATTAGAGATTGTGGAATATGTTAATTATTAA
- a CDS encoding LptF/LptG family permease produces MFIILMLIFVLQSIWLYISELAGKDLAVGVILKFLLYVTPTLIPLILPLTILLASIMVFGQFSENYEFAAMKSTGISLQRAMRSLSVFIVLLGLTTFVFSNYVIPWANYNFYNLRKNIAKVQPAMAIAEGQFNDIGDYNIKVQEKSGDKGQFFKNVVIHKKGVRRSGNSTAIISKTGELKSNPNSNILQLVLFEGNYYEEIFSKKPKQRSKKPYAKSYFEEYTINVDLEGLNDVDIDDKSYDNRYNMLDIISLNYTIDSLFEQKSEKLKDFSNTLYARSTFENLNQNITTKKDSIFKGDIFSLYKNTTKIQILNLAANTASSSIQIISANKKQTFRSTKWLNEHIISLHEKYILSIACIILFFVGAPLGALIRKGGIGLPLVIAILLFLTYHFIGIFAKNSSYDGTLNPVFATWLSTLIMLPLSIYLTRRATKDRQLFESEGLLEPLKKLFGLKRKTLIYNTNILKADSEAYETLNSYDNKKLIDVVKHYRKYDYSIEYKNSSLQLLESRGISQQELKFGGNLIDYDYEESIRLKYLYEENSKLAFILYAITLILILPGSILKNNGFPSIGQTIFVCGIIVGVFYLFAFIKSFIDNSNLYKHLGISNVANALVFAIGGLPLYFLFYFFQKKKISEDLKVNKTDDDAEHQSANKSNLLEIEGIETVLNDYKSYSKFALIFYIIGIVLFVLHFVFKNNNLAAAESATLELSAISGLLFLIYYIASSIYFKKIYNLINRTSDSQLIMTVLGFIIYPVIYLKRRNKITEDFSA; encoded by the coding sequence GTGTTTATTATACTCATGCTCATTTTTGTTTTACAATCTATTTGGCTATACATTAGCGAATTAGCAGGAAAAGACTTAGCCGTTGGTGTTATATTAAAATTCTTATTATATGTAACTCCTACTCTAATTCCATTAATATTACCACTTACTATTTTGTTAGCTTCAATTATGGTTTTCGGACAATTTTCTGAAAATTATGAGTTTGCAGCTATGAAGTCTACTGGGATTTCGCTTCAACGTGCAATGCGAAGTTTAAGTGTTTTTATAGTGCTACTTGGCTTAACTACGTTTGTTTTTTCAAATTATGTCATTCCTTGGGCGAATTACAATTTTTACAACTTAAGAAAGAACATTGCAAAAGTACAACCTGCAATGGCCATTGCGGAAGGACAGTTTAATGACATTGGTGATTACAACATAAAAGTTCAAGAAAAAAGCGGAGATAAAGGTCAGTTTTTCAAAAACGTTGTGATTCATAAAAAAGGAGTTCGTCGTTCTGGAAACTCAACTGCAATCATTTCTAAAACTGGTGAATTAAAGAGTAATCCAAATTCAAACATTCTCCAACTCGTATTATTTGAAGGTAATTATTACGAAGAAATATTTAGTAAAAAACCTAAACAACGCAGCAAAAAACCCTATGCAAAAAGTTATTTTGAGGAATACACAATTAATGTAGATCTAGAAGGTTTAAACGATGTAGATATCGATGACAAAAGTTATGATAATCGTTACAATATGCTTGACATAATCAGTCTTAACTATACAATTGACAGTTTATTTGAACAGAAATCAGAGAAATTAAAAGATTTTTCAAACACACTTTATGCACGTTCAACTTTTGAAAATCTAAATCAGAATATTACGACCAAAAAAGATTCAATCTTTAAAGGAGATATTTTTAGTTTATATAAAAACACAACTAAAATACAAATACTTAATCTTGCAGCTAACACTGCTTCCAGTTCGATACAAATTATATCTGCAAATAAAAAACAGACATTTAGATCTACCAAATGGCTAAATGAACACATTATCTCACTACATGAAAAGTATATATTAAGCATTGCCTGTATAATTCTGTTTTTTGTTGGAGCACCTTTAGGAGCATTAATTCGCAAAGGAGGTATTGGCTTGCCTTTAGTTATCGCAATATTATTGTTTTTAACCTATCACTTCATTGGAATTTTTGCAAAAAACAGCTCTTATGACGGAACATTAAACCCTGTTTTTGCAACTTGGTTATCGACGCTTATCATGCTGCCTTTAAGCATCTATCTTACTCGAAGAGCAACAAAAGACAGACAATTATTTGAATCTGAAGGTTTATTAGAGCCTCTAAAAAAACTCTTTGGTTTAAAAAGAAAAACACTCATTTACAACACAAATATTTTAAAAGCAGATTCTGAAGCTTATGAAACATTAAACAGCTACGACAATAAAAAATTAATTGATGTGGTTAAGCACTATAGAAAATATGACTACAGCATTGAATACAAAAATTCTTCATTACAATTATTAGAATCTAGAGGAATTTCGCAACAAGAATTAAAATTTGGAGGTAATCTAATTGATTATGACTACGAAGAATCAATACGTTTAAAATATTTATACGAAGAAAACTCAAAATTAGCTTTCATCCTTTATGCCATAACATTAATACTAATACTTCCTGGTTCAATTTTGAAAAACAATGGTTTCCCTTCTATTGGACAAACCATATTTGTTTGCGGAATTATAGTCGGAGTATTCTATTTGTTTGCATTTATTAAATCCTTTATAGACAACTCAAATTTATATAAACATCTAGGCATAAGTAATGTTGCTAATGCTTTAGTATTTGCAATTGGTGGTTTGCCTTTATATTTTCTGTTTTACTTTTTTCAAAAGAAAAAGATTAGTGAAGATTTAAAAGTCAATAAAACGGATGACGATGCAGAACATCAATCTGCTAACAAATCAAATCTCTTAGAAATAGAAGGAATAGAAACAGTCTTAAACGATTACAAATCGTATTCAAAATTTGCCCTAATATTTTACATAATTGGCATTGTATTGTTTGTTTTACACTTTGTATTTAAAAACAACAACTTAGCAGCAGCTGAAAGCGCTACCTTAGAGCTATCTGCAATTTCAGGTCTTTTATTTTTAATTTATTACATCGCTTCTAGTATTTATTTTAAAAAGATTTATAATCTTATTAATCGAACGTCAGACTCTCAACTTATAATGACTGTTTTAGGATTTATCATTTATCCCGTTATATATTTAAAAAGGCGAAATAAAATAACTGAAGACTTTTCAGCATAG
- a CDS encoding tail fiber domain-containing protein: MKKLILSIAFNVFIFNSFAQVGVGTTDPQAQLDIRSSNQAAPTSTDGILIPKVDVFPTGVNVNQNAMLVYLTTTFGINAPGFYYYNHGTGWLPIGNGARAINDLIDGKSDNDGSDDGSSVFLGTGAGFIDDSSNNHNVGVGYQSLSSNIIGSENTAIGYQALSLNTTGTLNVATGFRALYLNREGDYNTATGYRALRQNTEGNGNVATGYQSLFSNITGNSNIATGNNSLHDNTEGNYNIAFGTGALGDNLTGSANIAIGLFALDLNTEGDANIAIGIRSLRTNDSGDYNVGYGFESLYRNITGSYNIALGYRAGYYETGSNRLYIENSSADANNALIYGEFDNDLLRVNGTLDINSAYQFPTADGAINQVLQTDGAGNVTWANSTVTHEINDLVDGKSDNDGSDDGSSLFLGIGAGVNDDSSDNRNVGIGYQSLNSTDIGDNNVAYGFQSLFSNSTGSNNIAIGYQAGYNETASNKLYIENSDADSTEALIYGEFDTDVLRFNGNVTISNVNATHTNATLSLNNLEVADLGANNLGLDGDIVPFGGSVSGYDLGNNTATEHWDDVVADDFVNFSDRRLKNSIKEIPYGLETVLSLNPVTYRYNKDFSIDDRFRLGLIAQEVEVLIPEVVFNDDIDANPETGEKIITKSDYKSMSYVELVPVLIKAIQEQQDEIEVLKRELKIYKTLEDRIKGLEQKN, encoded by the coding sequence ATGAAAAAACTAATACTTAGTATAGCATTTAATGTGTTTATATTTAATTCATTTGCACAGGTTGGTGTTGGAACAACAGATCCTCAAGCACAATTAGATATCCGATCATCAAATCAAGCTGCTCCAACATCTACAGATGGTATACTTATTCCTAAAGTAGATGTGTTTCCAACAGGAGTTAATGTTAATCAAAACGCAATGCTTGTGTATCTAACAACAACGTTTGGAATTAATGCGCCAGGGTTTTATTACTACAACCATGGAACAGGCTGGTTGCCAATTGGCAATGGAGCAAGGGCAATTAATGATTTAATAGACGGTAAATCTGATAATGATGGCTCAGATGATGGCTCGTCTGTTTTTTTAGGAACTGGAGCTGGTTTTATTGATGATAGTTCAAATAATCATAATGTAGGAGTTGGTTATCAATCTCTTAGTTCAAATATTATAGGTAGTGAAAATACAGCAATAGGGTATCAAGCTTTATCTTTAAATACAACAGGTACTCTAAATGTGGCAACAGGGTTTAGGGCTCTGTATCTTAATAGAGAAGGAGATTATAATACAGCAACTGGTTATAGGGCTTTACGACAAAATACAGAAGGAAATGGTAATGTAGCTACTGGGTATCAATCTTTATTTAGTAATATAACAGGAAACTCTAATATTGCGACTGGAAATAACAGTTTACATGATAATACTGAAGGAAATTATAATATTGCTTTTGGTACTGGAGCTTTAGGTGATAATTTAACTGGAAGCGCAAACATAGCTATTGGTCTTTTCGCTTTAGATTTAAATACAGAAGGTGATGCTAATATTGCTATTGGAATCCGAAGTTTGCGTACTAATGATTCAGGAGATTATAATGTCGGTTATGGTTTTGAATCATTATATCGAAACATAACAGGGTCTTATAATATCGCGTTAGGTTATCGTGCAGGTTATTATGAAACAGGTTCTAATAGATTATATATAGAAAATTCAAGCGCAGATGCAAATAATGCGCTTATATATGGTGAATTTGATAATGATCTTTTAAGAGTAAACGGCACTTTAGATATCAATAGCGCATATCAATTCCCAACCGCAGATGGCGCTATAAATCAAGTCTTACAAACTGATGGAGCTGGAAATGTTACTTGGGCTAATTCAACCGTCACTCATGAAATAAATGATCTAGTTGATGGTAAATCTGATAATGATGGTTCAGATGACGGTTCTTCTCTTTTTTTAGGCATTGGAGCAGGTGTAAATGACGATAGTTCAGATAATCGAAATGTAGGAATTGGATATCAGTCTCTTAATTCAACTGATATAGGTGATAATAATGTAGCTTATGGGTTTCAATCTCTATTCAGTAATTCAACAGGGTCAAATAACATCGCTATTGGCTATCAAGCAGGATATAATGAAACAGCTTCTAATAAATTATACATTGAAAATTCTGATGCAGATAGCACTGAAGCTTTAATCTATGGAGAGTTTGATACAGATGTTTTGAGATTTAATGGTAACGTAACTATCAGTAATGTCAATGCAACTCATACGAATGCAACATTGTCTTTGAATAATTTAGAAGTTGCCGATCTTGGAGCAAATAATTTAGGTTTAGATGGAGATATTGTACCTTTTGGTGGAAGTGTTTCTGGATATGATTTAGGTAATAATACAGCAACAGAACATTGGGATGATGTGGTAGCTGATGATTTTGTGAATTTTTCTGATAGAAGGCTTAAAAATTCTATTAAAGAAATACCTTATGGTTTAGAAACGGTTTTAAGTCTTAATCCAGTAACGTATAGGTATAATAAAGATTTTTCAATTGACGATCGTTTTCGTCTAGGTTTAATAGCGCAAGAGGTAGAAGTCTTAATTCCTGAAGTTGTGTTTAACGATGACATAGACGCTAATCCAGAAACAGGAGAAAAAATAATTACTAAAAGCGACTATAAATCGATGAGTTATGTTGAGTTAGTGCCTGTGTTAATTAAAGCGATACAAGAACAACAAGATGAAATTGAAGTATTGAAACGAGAACTAAAAATATATAAAACTCTAGAAGATAGAATTAAGGGTTTAGAGCAAAAGAATTAA
- a CDS encoding phosphatase PAP2 family protein — protein sequence MRPSTLFLFFFFSFCSNFVLSQNIQPTKRIDSSETSWTLLKYDTKLTFKAVGHSLSKPATWKSRDFTKLGILLAGTTALTVADNPTRDFFQNQKSNFPKVVRDFGWYFGSPQNYFIANAGLYGFGLITKNEKVRKTSVLIISSSITTGLIQTISKSVFGRARPGSDLDHLDFKPFSSEAKYHSFPSGHTALSITMAHAIAKQFDNTWTKIGIYTIGAIPPISRLIDDAHWITDIAFSAAISIIVVDSIDKYLFNEKTYAYSQKKKHMSWNLKFGGNQIGIVGSF from the coding sequence TTGAGACCATCTACGTTATTTTTATTTTTTTTCTTCTCATTTTGTTCAAACTTTGTTCTATCACAAAATATACAGCCTACTAAGCGTATAGACAGCTCTGAAACATCATGGACATTACTCAAATATGACACAAAACTAACTTTTAAAGCCGTAGGCCATTCCTTATCAAAGCCTGCAACATGGAAAAGTAGAGATTTTACAAAATTAGGAATCCTTTTAGCAGGAACAACGGCATTGACGGTTGCAGACAATCCTACAAGAGACTTTTTTCAAAATCAAAAAAGCAATTTCCCTAAAGTTGTTAGAGATTTTGGATGGTATTTTGGTAGTCCGCAAAACTATTTTATAGCTAATGCTGGACTATATGGTTTTGGATTAATCACAAAGAATGAAAAAGTCAGAAAAACGAGTGTTCTAATAATTTCATCATCAATTACAACCGGATTGATACAAACAATTAGCAAATCAGTATTTGGAAGAGCTAGGCCTGGTTCTGATTTAGATCATTTAGATTTTAAACCATTTTCAAGTGAGGCGAAATATCATTCATTTCCATCAGGACATACAGCACTTTCTATTACCATGGCACATGCCATAGCAAAGCAGTTTGACAATACTTGGACGAAAATTGGAATATATACTATTGGAGCTATTCCTCCTATTTCTAGATTAATTGATGATGCGCATTGGATTACTGATATTGCTTTTAGCGCAGCAATTAGCATTATCGTTGTTGATAGTATTGATAAATATCTTTTCAATGAAAAAACTTATGCTTATTCTCAGAAGAAAAAACATATGTCTTGGAATTTAAAGTTTGGAGGAAATCAAATTGGAATTGTAGGCTCTTTTTAG
- a CDS encoding diacylglycerol kinase has translation MSKKDSFLVNRLKSVGHAYKGVVHLIKTESSIKIQVCIAIAVTITGFYFDISNTEWLIQIVFIGLVMSLEGMNTAFEHISDFVHPDTHEHIGRIKDIAAGAVLIAAVSAVIAALIIYIPKIF, from the coding sequence ATGTCAAAAAAAGATTCTTTTTTAGTCAACCGATTAAAAAGCGTAGGTCATGCTTACAAAGGAGTTGTGCATCTTATAAAAACAGAATCGAGTATAAAAATCCAAGTTTGTATAGCAATAGCTGTAACTATAACTGGGTTTTATTTTGACATTTCTAATACAGAATGGCTCATACAAATTGTTTTTATTGGATTAGTTATGAGCCTGGAAGGTATGAACACTGCTTTTGAACACATTTCAGATTTTGTACATCCCGATACTCATGAACATATCGGAAGAATAAAAGACATTGCGGCTGGAGCCGTTTTAATCGCGGCAGTTTCTGCTGTAATTGCCGCATTGATTATTTACATTCCGAAAATATTTTAA
- a CDS encoding LolA family protein translates to MKQIVLVVIVLISSFGFAQDAETLLNDVYDKTKSYENISIDFKYVLENTSESINQETRGDVVIQGDNYVLNILGLTQIYDGTTLYTISPEDEEVTISSDNTEEETTITPSKMLSFYKEGYTYEMDIVQNVKGRKIQYVKLNPIDTNSEIKQVLLGIDAHTKHIYNLIEIGKNGTKTTLTVNSFKTNEPISKTLFTFDKSKYGDYYINRLD, encoded by the coding sequence ATGAAACAAATAGTACTAGTAGTAATAGTTTTAATAAGTTCATTTGGTTTTGCCCAAGATGCAGAAACCTTACTTAATGACGTGTATGACAAAACTAAATCATATGAAAACATATCTATAGATTTCAAATATGTTCTTGAAAACACGAGTGAAAGCATTAATCAAGAAACTCGAGGAGATGTTGTTATACAAGGTGATAATTATGTGCTAAACATACTTGGTCTTACTCAAATTTATGATGGCACAACACTCTATACCATAAGTCCAGAAGATGAAGAAGTCACTATTTCTTCGGATAATACAGAAGAGGAAACTACAATTACGCCAAGTAAAATGTTGTCATTCTACAAAGAAGGTTATACTTATGAAATGGATATTGTTCAGAATGTAAAAGGAAGAAAAATTCAGTATGTAAAATTAAATCCAATTGATACAAATTCTGAAATAAAGCAGGTATTATTAGGTATTGATGCACATACAAAACACATCTACAATTTAATTGAAATTGGAAAAAACGGCACAAAAACTACCTTAACTGTTAATTCTTTTAAAACGAATGAGCCGATTTCAAAAACCTTGTTTACATTTGACAAAAGTAAATATGGAGACTATTATATTAATAGACTCGATTAG
- the tpx gene encoding thiol peroxidase, which translates to MATITLGGNTVHTSGTLPEIGSQAPDFKLTAVDLSTKTLNDFAGQNLVLNIFPSVDTGTCAQSMRTFNKEASALDNTKVLCISKDLPFAFARFCGAEGLDNVISLSDYKTGDFGTNYNLKFTDSVLETLLSRCIIVIDVKGKIIYTEQVPEISDEPNYKAALNALS; encoded by the coding sequence ATGGCAACAATAACATTAGGAGGAAATACCGTACACACCTCTGGAACACTTCCTGAAATAGGCTCTCAAGCTCCAGATTTTAAATTAACAGCAGTAGATTTATCAACTAAAACATTAAACGATTTTGCAGGACAAAACCTAGTATTAAACATTTTTCCAAGTGTAGACACAGGTACTTGCGCACAATCTATGCGAACTTTTAATAAAGAAGCGAGCGCATTAGACAACACTAAAGTATTATGTATTTCTAAAGATTTACCTTTCGCTTTTGCTCGTTTTTGTGGTGCTGAAGGCTTAGATAATGTCATTAGCTTATCAGATTACAAAACAGGTGATTTCGGAACTAACTATAATCTTAAATTTACAGATAGTGTTCTTGAAACCTTATTATCGAGATGCATTATTGTAATTGATGTAAAAGGCAAGATTATATATACTGAACAAGTACCAGAAATCTCAGACGAACCTAATTACAAAGCTGCGCTAAACGCATTGTCTTAG